A window of the Lactuca sativa cultivar Salinas chromosome 5, Lsat_Salinas_v11, whole genome shotgun sequence genome harbors these coding sequences:
- the LOC111910139 gene encoding 60S ribosomal protein L18a-like protein, whose product MISSDLKQQKDLNHTLIGDIEANNQLQLAYFDEPLPYCGCGIGWFCLLVGFVFPLLWYYATILYLRNYYQKDPRERTGLAASAIVALIFTIAVLIAVVVIVL is encoded by the exons A TGATTTCATCAGATTTAAAGCAACAAAAAGATTTAAACCACACACTAATTGGAGATATAGAGGCTAATAATCAGCTTCAGCTAGCATATTTTGATGAACCCCTCCCTTATTGTGGCTGTGGAATAGGATGGTTTTG TCTATTGGTTGGATTCGTGTTCCCTTTGCTGTGGTATTATGCAACAATCTTGTACTTGAGAAATTACTATCAAAAGGATCCAAGGGAGAGAACAGGACTTGCTGCTAGTGCAATAgtg GCTCTGATATTTACAATAGCAGTGCTTATTGCAGTAGTGGTTATTGTCCTTTGA
- the LOC111910333 gene encoding formin-like protein 7, with protein sequence MEEDGEETPRTPFWIQSTTNVRRAELYRRRASSLFFNSGVLIILLLVFAILSMVFIIPSVISFTSQIFRPNLVKRSWDSINLVLVLVALAFGFLSRNINNDKKSGFDRSRSDLSTGALVASPSSSTPHQWYEFPDQPITGLRRHRSTSSYPDLRELSPPWNHRVEAPWRFSDDTHLNSHRVLNYDRYYFRREQDSDTKEVHVDTVVDLPKEDSYVPPPPPPPQPPIPEEESYPPSLQPQAPEDESYSRPSQPPAPEDESYSPPPQLPSPQSLPPQPPAPRPSAAKKKPIRRYHNVAADYGEISSRSEVNEVLPETEPPVFQDSERRGETSRKRGKGERRRARSSEPRKLASPIDDPAPESPSPPRILPEFQDPERNTGGVERKRTGGNATKRFFTSFYQKKKKRLRQRSMDNLDTLLRHSQPPVNFHLPPPSPPPPPPPPPPPPSSVLNNLFTSKKERRKKIASSIPPSPPPPPPPRTAARAPKPNITRVSPFITEKPRVPVKMHFFNGIDDSSSGGESPMNRIPPPPPMPPFKMPDWKFPVEGDYVRVQSTLSSGSLSPDGDDAHSPSSAAPSPLFCPSPDVDTKADTFIARFRAGLKLEKINSFNQNQGLRMSNLGPGPGPSNH encoded by the coding sequence ATGGAGGAAGATGGTGAAGAGACACCAAGAACCCCATTTTGGATACAAAGCACCACCAATGTCCGCCGTGCTGAGCTTTACCGCCGCCGTGCCTCCTCTCTCTTTTTCAACTCCGGTGTCCTCATCATCCTCTTGCTCGTATTTGCAATTCTTTCCATGGTATTCATAATCCCATCAGTTATTTCATTCACGTCTCAGATTTTTAGACCAAATTTAGTTAAAAGGAGTTGGGATTCAATTAATTTGGTGTTGGTTTTAGTTGCGTTGGCATTTGGGTTTCTTAGTAGAAACATTAATAATGATAAAAAATCTGGATTTGATCGGAGTAGATCGGATTTATCCACCGGAGCTCTTGTTGCAAGTCCGTCGAGCTCAACCCCGCATCAGTGGTATGAGTTTCCGGATCAACCGATCACTGGGCTAAGAAGGCATAGGAGTACTAGTTCTTACCCTGATCTACGGGAGCTATCGCCGCCGTGGAACCACCGTGTGGAAGCTCCTTGGCGATTCTCCGATGATACACATTTGAACAGTCACCGGGTTTTGAACTATGATCGATATTATTTCCGGCGAGAACAAGATTCAGATACTAAGGAGGTTCATGTTGATACGGTGGTGGACCTTCCTaaagaagattcatatgttccaCCGCCGCCGCCGCCGCCACAACCACCGATTCCCGAAGAAGAGTCGTATCCTCCGTCGCTACAGCCGCAAGCTCCTGAAGACGAATCGTACTCTCGGCCGTCACAACCGCCAGCTCCTGAAGATGAATCATATTCTCCGCCGCCACAGCTGCCTTCTCCACAATCTCTGCCGCCGCAGCCACCGGCTCCAAGGCCTAGTGCTGCAAAAAAGAAGCCAATCAGAAGATATCATAATGTTGCTGCAGACTACGGAGAAATAAGCAGTAGGTCGGAGGTTAATGAAGTATTGCCGGAAACAGAGCCGCCGGTATTTCAAGATTCCGAGCGAAGGGGAGAAACTAGTAGAAAAAgaggtaaaggagagagaagaagaGCAAGAAGCTCAGAACCCAGAAAACTGGCGTCGCCAATTGACGATCCGGCACCAGAATCACCATCTCCCCCGCGGATCTTGCCGGAATTTCAAGACCCCGAGCGAAATACGGGCGGGGTGGAACGGAAAAGAACCGGTGGGAATGCAACTAAACGGTTCTTCACATCGTTCTACCAAAAAAAGAAGAAAAGGCTAAGGCAAAGAAGCATGGACAATTTGGACACTCTTTTACGCCATAGTCAACCACCTGTAAACTTTCATCTACCACCGCCATCACCGCCGCCTCCTCCGCcgccacctccacctccaccttcTTCAGTGCTCAACAACTTATTTACATCTAAAAAGGAAAGACGAAAGAAGATCGCATCATCAATACCTCcctctcctcctcctcctccgccGCCACGTACAGCGGCGCGTGCTCCAAAACCAAACATAACCCGGGTGTCGCCATTCATAACAGAGAAACCTCGAGTACCAGTAAAGATGCATTTTTTTAACGGCATTGATGATAGCTCAAGCGGCGGAGAATCTCCAATGAATCGAATTCCTCCTCCACCACCAATGCCGCCGTTTAAGATGCCGGATTGGAAGTTTCCGGTGGAAGGTGATTATGTTAGAGTACAGAGCACATTAAGCTCGGGTAGTCTGTCTCCTGATGGAGATGATGCCCATTCGCCGTCATCCGCCGCTCCATCGCCGTTGTTTTGCCCGAGCCCTGACGTTGACACGAAAGCTGATACTTTTATTGCAAGGTTTCGGGCCGGGttaaagcttgagaagatcaattCTTTCAATCAAAATCAGGGCCTTAGAATGTCGAATCTTGGGCCAGGCCCAGGTCCAAGTAACCATTAA
- the LOC111910078 gene encoding phospholipase A1-Igamma1, chloroplastic, with protein sequence MGYIVVGNDLESKMIEIRDIMVVWRGTMLPSKWYEEMQRDLEPLGYKEAKVERGFSRIYKSKSISTRYNKTSALEQVIEEIKRLTKFYKSTGEKVSVTVTGHSLDDILALLNTYAAAMRFPTLLINFISFGAPRVGNMAFRDELHHRGVKALNYNRIRSSPSNAGYCHYLHV encoded by the coding sequence ATGGGTTACATCGTTGTGGGTAATGATCTGGAGTCGAAGATGATCGAAAtaagagacatcatggtggtGTGGCGTGGCACTATGCTTCCTTCCAAATGGTATGAAGAGATGCAACGAGATCTTGAACCATTAGGGTACAAGGAAGCAAAGGTGGAGCGAGGGTTTTCGAGAATCTACAAATCGAAGAGTATATCAACGCGATACAACAAAACTAGTGCATTAGAGCAAGTAATTGAAGAGATAAAGCGATTAACGAAGTTCTACAAATCAACGGGCGAAAAAGTGAGTGTCACGGTCACCGGCCACAGCTTGGACGACATATTAGCTTTACTGAACACGTACGCCGCCGCCATGAGGTTTCCAACTCTTCTGATAAATTTCATCTCCTTCGGTGCACCTAGAGTCGGAAACATGGCATTCAGGGATGAACTTCACCATAGAGGTGTCAAAGCACTAAATTACAACCGAATAAGATCTAGTCCCTCGAATGCCGGGTATTGTCATTATCTACACGTATAG
- the LOC111910334 gene encoding polyadenylate-binding protein-interacting protein 3, whose translation MNPQQVAQPRSSANGFARRRGEKETGTRVDNKSQPGKSNFNRMTTSGGVESPSRDRLVYITTCLIGHQVEVQVIDGSVFSGIFHATNAEKDFGIILKMARVTKAGSSRGQKNISDSVQKPPSKTLIIPAKELVQIVAKSVSVTRDGYQNEVQHEEMQDIMIDSSISQSRHVDLERELSPWVPDDDNPECPELDNTFDRHWNRGWDQFEANAALFGVKSTFNEELYTTKLDRGPQMRELEREALRIAREIEGEDTHDLHLAEERGIHFHDKFDLDEETKYSSVFRGGVDDSGYDESEDVFDSQNSETFGDVVNENELYPSGPLDVEIRIQDNQSNQQHPDTEKHMLYEQRQSHGSKAEESNKEKESESGDKGLNATATAYAPPSKFKSKSKSKGQEEKTTTSTSTSTCSQVSEGVKTPQTGVGVSRARPPTSASSESGNASPASAPATGLSPTSSVASLTSEKSTLNPHAKEFRLNPNAKSFVPSAAAAAPVRAASPPVSDGSFYYPPHMHGMPLGIGMGMGPAFPAHQPVIFGPQGTPLQSPQTYFHSNAPQYGQQMLVGQPRQVVYMPTYPPEMPYKGREF comes from the exons ATGAACCCGCAACAAGTTGCACAGCCCAGATCATCTGCAAATGGATTTGCTCGTAGAAGAGGTGAAAAAGAAACAGGGACTAGAGTGGACAATAAATCTCAGCCTGGAAAATCAAACTTCAACAGAATGACAACTTCAG GGGGAGTTGAAAGCCCATCACGGGATCGCCTAGTTTATATAACAACATGCCTTATTGGGCATCAGGTGGAAGTCCAGGTCATCGATGGATCCGTGTTCTCTGGAATCTTTCACGCTACAAATGCCGAAAAAGATTTTG GAATAATCTTGAAAATGGCCCGTGTAACAAAGGCTGGTTCATCTCGAGGACAGAAAAACATTTCAGATTCTGTTCAAAAGCCCCCGTCTAAAACCTTAATAATACCTGCGAAAGAACTTGTGCAGATTGTTGCTAAG AGTGTATCTGTAACTAGAGACGGGTATCAGAATGAGGTTCAGCATGAGGAAATGCAGGACATTATGATAGATTCCTCTATTTCTCAATCCCGACATGTTGACTTGGAAAGAGAGTTGTCACCTTGGGTCCCTGATGATGATAATCCAGAATGCCCTGAATTGGACAATACATTTGATCGCCATTGGAACAG gGGTTGGGATCAATTTGAAGCAAATGCAGCGTTATTTGGAGTAAAGAGCACCTTTAATGAGGAGCTGTACACAACAAAGCTTGATAGAGGTCCTCAAATGAGAGAATTAGAAAGGGAAGCATTAAGAATTGCCAGGGAAATTGAGGGTGAGGACACCCATGATCTTCATCTAGCCGAG GAAAGAGGCATTCATTTCCATGATAAGTTTGATCTGGATGAAGAAACTAAATATTCATCAGTTTTCCGTGGAGGGGTTGATGATAGTGGTTATGATGAAAGCGAGGATGTTTTTGATTCACAAAATAGTGAAACCTTTGGAGATGTTGTGAATGAAAATGAGTTGTATCCATCTGGTCCTTTGGATGTAGAGATCAG GATTCAAGATAATCAGAGTAATCAACAACATCCGGATACAGAGAAGCACATG TTGTATGAGCAAAGGCAAAGCCATGGTTCAAAAGCTGAGG AgtcaaataaagaaaaagaaagtgAAAGTGGTGATAAAGGACTGAATGCGACTGCAACTGCATATGCCCCTCCATCTAAATTTAAATCTAAATCCAAGTCTAAAGGTCAGGAGGAAAAGACAACAACTTCAACTTCAACTTCTACTTGTAGTCAAGTATCAGAGGGTGTGAAGACACCACAAACTGGAGTTGGAGTCTCCCGTGCACGCCCTCCTACTTCTGCTTCTTCAGAATCTGGAAATGCTTCTCCTGCTTCTGCCCCTGCAACTGGATTATCACCAACCTCATCAGTTGCCTCTCTCACCTCTGAGAAATCAACATTGAACCCTCATGCAAAG GAATTTAGACTGAACCCAAATGCCAAGAGCTTTGTTCcatcagcagcagcagcagcacctGTAAGGGCGGCATCTCCTCCGGTATCTGATGGGTCCTTCTACTACCCTCCACATATGCATGGCATGCCACTTGGCATTGGG ATGGGAATGGGACCTGCATTTCCGGCCCATCAGCCTGTTATATTTGGTCCACAGGGAACACCTTTGCAATCCCCACAGACCTATTTTCACTCGAATGCTCCACAG TATGGGCAGCAAATGCTTGTTGGTCAACCAAGACAGGTGGTCTACATGCCAACTTATCCCCCA GAAATGCCATATAAAGGAAGAGAGTTTTAG
- the LOC111910335 gene encoding phospholipid:diacylglycerol acyltransferase 1, translating into MAVTRRRKQPEDEVQQHPDTKPDEDDDKEEKALKKSKSKNYSCLDNCCWFVGCVCTAWWLLLFLYNAMPASFPQFVTEAITGPMPDPPGVKCLKEGLKVKHPVVFVPGIVTGGLELWEGHQCMDGLFRKRLWGGTFGEVYKRPSCWVQHMSLDNKTGMDPPGIRVRPVSGLVAADYFAPGYFVWAVLIANLARVGYEEKNMYMAAYDWRLSFQNTEVRDQSLSRIKSNIELMVATNGGNKAVVIPHSMGVIYFLHFMKWVEAPAPMGGGGGPDWCAKHIKAVMNIGGPFLGVPKAVAGLFSAEAKDIASARALAPGVLDSDLFQIQTLQHLMRMSRTWDSTMSMIPKGGDTIWGGLDWSPEEGYCPSKRKNGKNVTENESTSQECEATHANYGRMVSFGRDVAEAQSSEIERIEFRGAVKGNSVANHTCRDVWTEYHDMGFGGIKAVAEYKVYTAGEIVDMLEFVAPKMMERGSAHFSFGIAEDLDDPKYEHYKYWSNPLETKLPNAPDMEIYSMYGVGIPTERAYIYKLTPAAECYIPFRIDASAKDKNEDCCLKDGVYTVDGDETVPALSAGFMCAKGWRGKTRFNPSGIKTHIREYDHNPPSNFLEGRGTLSGAHVDIMGNFQLIEDVIRVAAGATGEELGGDQVYTGIFDWSEKINLKL; encoded by the exons ATGGCGGTGACTCGGAGAAGGAAGCAACCAGAAGACGAAGTACAGCAGCATCCGGATACGAAGCCAGACGAAGACGATGATAAGGAAGAAAAAGCATTAAAAAAGTCAAAGAGCAAGAACTATTCGTGCCTCGATAACTGTTGTTGGTTTGTAGGATGCGTATGCACGgcgtggtggctgttgttgttTCTATACAATGCGATGCCTGCCTCTTTCCCGCAGTTTGTGACGGAGGCAATCACCGGACCTATGCCGGATCCTCCCGGTGTTAAATGTTTGAAAGAAGGTTTGAAGGTGAAGCATCCGGTGGTGTTTGTGCCGGGGATTGTAACCGGTGGACTTGAGCTATGGGAGGGGCATCAGTGTATGGATGGTTTGTTCCGAAAGAGGCTTTGGGGTGGGACGTTTGGCGAAGTCTATAAGAG ACCTTCATGCTGGGTGCAACATATGTCGCTAGACAACAAAACAGGGATGGATCCACCGGGTATACGGGTCAGACCCGTGAGTGGACTTGTAGCTGCTGACTACTTTGCTCCAGGATATTTTGTATGGGCTGTTTTGATAGCTAACTTAGCTCGTGTTGGGTATGAAGAGAAGAATATGTACATGGCTGCATATGACTGGAGGCTCTCATTTCAAAATACAGAG GTAAGAGACCAATCTTTGAGCAGGATAAAGAGCAATATAGAACTGATGGTTGCTACAAATGGTGGCAATAAAGCGGTTGTGATTCCACATTCAATGGGTGTCATTTACTTTTTGCATTTCATGAAATGGGTGGAAGCACCAGCTccgatgggtggtggtggtggaccaGATTGGTGTGCTAAACACATAAAGGCGGTGATGAACATTGGTGGACCTTTCTTAGGTGTCCCAAAAGCTGTAGCCGGCCTTTTTTCTGCTGAAGCCAAAGATATTGCATCTGCCag GGCACTAGCACCCGGTGTGTTGGACTCGGATTTATTTCAGATTCAAACGTTGCAACATTTGATGAGAATGAGTCGCACGTGGGATTCAACCATGTCCATGATACCGAAAGGCGGGGACACGATTTGGGGTGGCCTTGATTGGTCACCTGAAGAAGGTTATTGTCCGAGTAAGAGAAAGAACGGGAAGAATGTCACCGAAAACGAGTCAACAAGTCAAGAATGTGAAGCAACACACGCAAATTATGGAAGGATGGTGTCATTTGGAAGAGATGTAGCAGAGGCACAATCATCTGAGATCGAAAGGATAGAATTTAGG GGTGCGGTGAAAGGAAACAGTGTGGCAAATCATACTTGTCGGGATGTGTGGACTGAATACCATGACATGGGATTTGGTGGTATTAAGGCTGTTGCTGAGTACAAAGTGTATACAGCTGGCGAGATTGTGGATATGTTGGAATTTGTTGCCCCAAAAATGATGGAAAGAGGGAGTGCTCATTTTTCTTTTGGTATTGCTGAGGATTTAGATGACCCCAAATATGAACATTACAAATACTGGTCAAACCCGTTGGAGACCAA GTTACCAAATGCTCCCGACATGGAGATCTATTCGATGTACGGAGTCGGAATCCCAACCGAAAGAGCATATATTTACAAACTCACTCCTGCAGCGGAATGCTACATTCCATTCCGGATTGACGCATCAGCAAAGGATAAAAACGAGGACTGCTGTTTAAAAGACGGAGTTTATACAGTTGATGGGGATGAAACAGTTCCCGCATTAAGTGCAGGATTCATGTGTGCAAAAGGGTGGCGTGGGAAAACCCGATTCAATCCTTCTGGAATCAAGACACACATTAGGGAATACGATCACAACCCTCCATCTAACTTTCTCGAGGGTCGGGGCACACTGAGTGGGGCCCACGTGGATATCATGGGGAACTTTCAATTGATTGAAGATGTTATAAGGGTTGCGGCGGGGGCCACAGGTGAAGAATTGGGAGGCGATCAGGTGTATACGGGAATATTTGACTGGTCCGAGAAAATCAACTTGAAGTTGTGA